In Synechococcus sp. A18-25c, a single window of DNA contains:
- a CDS encoding iron ABC transporter permease, whose translation MPGIFCKATRPQSFNLLSGRFLLVTGALLIALLALLPIAGLLREGLFGLTHGNASLGSDGLAQVRGTLTLLLGTAGLGGLVGTANGWLLANCRFPGRRGLRIAQLLPLATPSYLLAGTLVDLGSLHGIRIHGLGWGIAVMALTTYPYVFLLSTESFSISGRRQLEACRSLGVGPWSSFRRIALPMALPAIGAGIALMGMEVANELGAVQLLGIPSLSAGILQAWQMDGDATGAVGLALITLCIVLMLLVGERWLRRRSRRWSEGVAGGESPAWTLHGGRAFVAQALSVFPPLISLGVPLTWAGINADQLTNGLEPELILLTLRSLALALAATLLAGCAALLLSIAKRWSRSHWLRTVTFLAGMGYAIPGAVLALSLLLLGGPWQLSPILLLLWGYSDRFLAVNKGGIDAALERLSPSLDEAATGLGLRWPAVLKRVHFPLLRGPIVVGGLLVFVDTVKELPLTFALRPFDFDTLAVRVYQYAGDERLAAALWPALMILALGLLAASALIPRLDRDAQASPS comes from the coding sequence ATGCCAGGCATCTTCTGCAAGGCCACCCGCCCCCAGTCGTTCAACTTGCTGTCGGGTCGGTTTCTGTTGGTCACAGGAGCCCTGTTGATTGCACTCTTGGCGCTTCTCCCCATTGCCGGACTGCTAAGGGAGGGCCTATTCGGACTGACCCATGGCAATGCCAGCCTCGGCTCTGATGGACTGGCACAGGTTCGCGGCACGTTGACACTGCTGCTCGGCACCGCAGGACTGGGGGGCTTGGTGGGCACAGCCAATGGCTGGCTTTTAGCCAACTGCCGGTTCCCCGGCCGCCGCGGATTGCGGATCGCTCAGCTGCTTCCTCTAGCAACACCCTCTTATCTGTTGGCGGGAACGTTGGTGGATCTGGGCAGTCTTCATGGCATCCGCATCCATGGACTGGGATGGGGAATCGCCGTCATGGCTTTGACGACCTATCCCTACGTGTTCCTCCTCAGCACGGAGAGCTTCAGCATTAGCGGGCGTCGTCAGCTCGAAGCCTGCCGATCATTGGGGGTCGGCCCCTGGAGCAGCTTCAGACGGATCGCCCTTCCGATGGCTCTTCCAGCCATTGGTGCAGGCATCGCGCTGATGGGCATGGAAGTAGCCAATGAACTGGGCGCCGTTCAGCTGTTAGGCATTCCCAGTCTGTCGGCGGGCATCTTGCAGGCCTGGCAGATGGATGGTGATGCCACTGGTGCGGTGGGGTTAGCCCTGATCACACTCTGCATTGTGCTGATGCTTTTGGTGGGAGAACGCTGGCTGCGTCGCCGCAGCCGCCGCTGGTCGGAAGGCGTGGCGGGTGGAGAATCGCCGGCCTGGACCCTGCATGGGGGACGCGCCTTCGTTGCGCAGGCATTAAGCGTCTTTCCGCCCCTGATCAGTCTTGGCGTTCCACTCACCTGGGCAGGAATCAATGCAGACCAACTCACCAATGGTCTTGAACCCGAGCTCATCTTGCTGACGCTTCGGAGCCTCGCACTTGCCCTGGCCGCCACCCTGCTAGCGGGTTGCGCCGCATTGTTGCTCTCAATCGCAAAACGCTGGAGTCGATCGCACTGGCTGAGAACTGTCACGTTCCTGGCGGGGATGGGATACGCCATCCCTGGCGCCGTGCTGGCGCTATCCCTGTTGCTGCTAGGCGGTCCTTGGCAGCTCTCACCGATCCTTCTGCTGCTCTGGGGCTACAGCGATCGATTCCTCGCCGTCAACAAAGGAGGCATTGATGCCGCTCTTGAACGCCTCTCGCCAAGCCTCGATGAAGCCGCAACAGGACTTGGCCTCCGCTGGCCAGCCGTTCTGAAACGGGTTCATTTCCCGCTTCTGCGTGGCCCCATCGTGGTGGGGGGCTTGCTGGTGTTTGTGGACACCGTGAAAGAGCTTCCGCTCACCTTTGCTCTGCGACCCTTTGATTTCGACACCCTGGCGGTACGGGTCTATCAGTACGCCGGCGATGAGCGTCTTGCAGCAGCTCTCTGGCCTGCGCTGATGATCCTGGCTCTGGGTCTACTGGCGGCCTCAGCCCTCATACCGCGACTCGACCGTGATGCTCAGGCAAGTCCCTCATGA